One stretch of Segatella copri DNA includes these proteins:
- the ruvA gene encoding Holliday junction branch migration protein RuvA, with amino-acid sequence MIEYIHGDLTELTPALAVVETAGVGYGLNISLNTYTAIQGKQEVKLYVHEVLVAGGRDDSFTLFGFATKQERELYRLLITVSGVGGNTARMILSSLSPRELCEIISTGNDKVLKTVKGIGLKTAQRIIIDLKDKIVSLGIADELPASGGNVVMVNNDVKDEAVSALTMLGFSPAPSAKVVVDILKAQPDLPVEQVVKLALKQIK; translated from the coding sequence ATGATAGAATATATTCATGGCGATCTGACAGAGCTGACACCTGCGCTGGCTGTTGTTGAGACTGCGGGGGTGGGCTACGGACTCAATATATCGCTCAATACATATACTGCCATTCAGGGCAAACAGGAAGTGAAGCTCTATGTTCACGAAGTGCTGGTGGCTGGTGGAAGAGATGACTCTTTTACCCTTTTCGGCTTTGCTACCAAACAGGAACGTGAACTCTACCGCCTCCTCATCACCGTTTCAGGAGTAGGTGGAAATACAGCCCGTATGATTCTCTCTTCACTCTCGCCACGCGAACTCTGTGAAATCATCTCTACAGGTAACGACAAAGTGCTGAAAACCGTGAAGGGTATCGGACTGAAGACAGCACAGCGAATCATCATCGACCTGAAAGATAAAATCGTGAGCCTCGGCATCGCTGACGAACTGCCAGCCAGCGGAGGCAATGTGGTGATGGTAAACAATGACGTAAAGGATGAGGCGGTAAGCGCCCTCACCATGCTCGGCTTCTCGCCGGCACCATCTGCCAAGGTAGTAGTAGATATCCTCAAGGCACAGCCTGATCTCCCGGTAGAACAGGTTGTGAAACTGGCATTGAAGCAAATCAAATAA
- the sprA gene encoding cell surface protein SprA, with the protein MKQKQRFISFLLAWLMVATFGYAIALPQLQDDKKKTHTSTAQPVQLDEDTIPDSLLHTRWQIQRTQPYSLSDLYQSPLDLKRPDNLQYQVVYNDTIDRYIIGNRMGSTWLSAPIMLTPKEYLAWTEQQQRNSYFRKQNDEIFQAKGKEKFDFSDMHFDLGPAEKIFGPGGIRVKTQGSAELKFGINKKNIDNPSLPIRNRKTTMMDFDEKINLNVNGKVGDKVNMNLNYNTDATFDFDAQNMKLKYDGKEDEIIKLVEAGNVSFPSNSSLIKGASSLFGVRTDMQFGKLKLQMVASQKKSASKSVSTRGGVQLTPFELNVADYEENRHFFLSQYFRNHYDAWMQKLPNLTTGITINRVEVWVTNKTGNTTNTRNIVALTDLGENQKLSNPMWAASGQVPSNQANTEYAAMTGQYAAARDIDQAATTLDGGGLVGGADYEKLESARLLNSSEYTVNTALGYISLKTSLQTDQVLAVAYEYTSGGVTYQVGEFASDLSDTKQALFVKSLKNTSNNPRQGNWGLMMKNVYYLASTVEKEKFRLDVKYQSDTTGVYLSYIPEQQVKEQPIIRVLGADRLDNNNKAHSNGYFDYVEGYTISNGRVFIPKVEPFGSYMRDYLVKRGVAADKAEKYAFTELYDSTKTVAKQIAEKNKYQIVGQFKGSAANVISLDAYNVPQGSVVVTAGGITLKEGTDYSVDYSAGEVTILNQSIIDAGTAVNVSLESNTDFGQTRKTMFGLNWEYDFTKNFQLSGTIQHLSEQALTTKVSMGSEPLKNTLWGINLNWRKESQWLTNVLDKIPFLHLTQPSQISFTGEFAQLIAGEAGGTQDNASYIDDFEGTKTTIDVTTPTSWFISSVPSLNFKDDYSDKTGLSSGFHRSRLAWYTIDPLFTRRGSSLTPGHIKGDLKQLSNHYVREVYTKELFPLRDQSSYQGATNTLNVLNLAYYPSEPGPYNFNVTDLQADGTLQNPQRNWGGMMRKLDTNDFEQANIEYIEFWMLDPFIYSREEADAADYGGDFYINLGEVSEDILRDGKKFYESGMPVDGSKSYTYTQWGKIPTQSTVTYAFATTSGSRALQDVGFNGLTDAEEQEFYKSAYLDQIQGKVNQAVFDSIFADPARDDYHYFRGSDWDEMRAPILQRYKYINNPQGNSPDSDSRSESYDTSYKSTPDVEDINQDYTLNEYEKYFQYRVSIRPEDLVVGNNHIVDKREYSQTWRDNTKSTVIWYQFRIPIDEFESRQGNINDFSSIRFMRMFLTGFKKPIVLRFGTFDLVMGKWRTYDQPLSAASGGTLDANSVSLEENGEKTPVNYVLPPGIKREQDPSQPQLVEANEQALSLVVKNMSPGEAKAVYKNSTLDLRQYKRIQMFAHANALEQNTTRLQDGDLSVFIRLGSDYKNNYYEYEIPLKLTEPRSNYNRYVLADCKAVWPEENMLDVPLNVFTALKKNRNKAKAQGVASYLAPYSMMDAEHPQNKITIVGNPSLGEVKTMMLGVRNNSADIKSGEVWINELRLKEHNNSGGWAANANLNVQLSDLGSVNATGRYISEGFGGLEDGVASRTTDNYGTYSVTTSLEMGKFFPDKAKVSIPLYYSVTKEKTTPKYNPLDTDMELKDALDAAGSKHERDSIENIAATKITQTNFSISNARVGIATKRHPMPYDPANFSFTYSHQHQYTTGETTMYERKDNWRGALDYSWSPVYKAWEPFKGLKNKSKWLDILKRFGLNWLPQNIAFNTEMTRDYYELQERDMETLMSGAAGVDSKLPLTFSEQFLWNREFSINWDLTKNLHMNFQSATHAQIEEPYTPVNKDLYADQYHAWKDSVWTSIRHWGAPLDYSQNFQASYKVPLNLLPVFDWVNSDASYNANYSWERGTEDEEGNSYGNTINTQRELTLNGNFNLLKLYNHVPFLKKVNDKFDRTQSRAQMQRKKLEKKKKKQEAKEQAADPKKALPKNKRAFEREITLLPDTTFKIRHGKNTKRLIVNAKTEDGKVFPLKYKKVDNNQIRIISKVDTAMKVKLSVLAKEPLDDKKWYKGLQLASRLAMMVRNVSINYRSSYQLTLPGFLPSVGDAFGQKKVGQMAPGLDFAFGMVGDDYIEKARNNDWLLCNDSIATPATTSRTDNLTLRATLEPVKDFKIDLSATRTKTTQKSIQYMYEGTPTTQSGAFQMTTISLGSAFEGMGNANSGYRSKTFEKFVNSLAGFRDRVEAQYAGTVYPAGSALAGGKFDASRTPVNQYSSDVMIPAFLKAYTSMGGNSLSVFPALSRMLPNWTIRYSGLGRLPWFNEHFKSVNINHSYKSVFAVGSYNSYSTFQEYMNGLGFVSDATTGNPSPSSMFNISQVSINESFSPLLGMDVTFNNNMTVKAEYRQTRVLNLSMTSVQLNEALSKDWVIGMGYRINNFDVFGWGAKASRSKSKGGNKNAANKNASTTKTVQNGTNHDLNLRLDFSFRKQAAIVRDIASMVSSASSGNNALKLSFSADYTFSKLLTMSFYYDRQTNTPLLSSSSYPTTTQDFGLSIKFSLTR; encoded by the coding sequence ATGAAACAGAAGCAAAGATTCATATCTTTTCTATTGGCTTGGCTGATGGTGGCAACCTTCGGCTATGCGATAGCTTTGCCTCAACTTCAGGACGATAAAAAGAAAACCCATACCAGCACAGCCCAGCCCGTACAGCTCGATGAAGATACCATTCCCGATTCGCTGTTGCATACCCGCTGGCAGATTCAGCGCACCCAACCTTACTCCCTGAGCGACCTCTATCAGAGTCCACTCGACCTGAAACGTCCTGATAATCTGCAATATCAGGTAGTCTACAACGATACCATCGACCGCTATATCATCGGCAACCGCATGGGCTCAACCTGGCTTTCGGCTCCTATCATGCTCACTCCGAAAGAGTATCTTGCATGGACCGAACAGCAGCAGCGCAACAGCTACTTCCGCAAGCAGAACGATGAAATCTTCCAGGCAAAAGGCAAGGAGAAGTTCGATTTCTCGGATATGCACTTCGACTTGGGACCTGCCGAGAAAATCTTCGGTCCTGGTGGCATCAGAGTGAAGACACAGGGTTCTGCCGAACTCAAGTTCGGTATCAACAAGAAAAACATCGACAATCCTTCGTTGCCTATCCGCAACCGAAAGACGACGATGATGGATTTTGATGAGAAAATCAATCTCAACGTCAACGGAAAGGTGGGCGATAAGGTGAACATGAACCTGAATTACAACACCGATGCCACCTTCGATTTCGATGCACAGAACATGAAACTGAAGTACGACGGCAAGGAAGATGAAATCATCAAACTCGTTGAGGCGGGCAACGTCTCTTTCCCTTCCAACTCTTCGCTCATCAAAGGCGCCAGCAGTCTGTTTGGTGTTAGAACCGATATGCAGTTTGGCAAACTCAAGCTGCAGATGGTAGCTTCGCAGAAGAAGAGTGCATCGAAGAGCGTATCTACCAGGGGCGGTGTGCAGCTCACCCCTTTTGAGTTGAATGTAGCCGATTATGAGGAGAACCGCCACTTCTTCCTCTCCCAGTATTTCAGAAACCATTATGATGCCTGGATGCAGAAACTTCCTAATCTCACCACGGGCATCACCATCAACCGCGTGGAAGTGTGGGTTACCAACAAAACCGGCAATACCACCAATACCCGAAACATCGTAGCCCTGACCGACCTGGGCGAGAACCAGAAACTGAGCAACCCGATGTGGGCGGCGAGCGGACAGGTGCCTTCTAACCAGGCGAATACAGAGTATGCGGCGATGACAGGGCAGTATGCTGCTGCCCGTGACATCGACCAGGCAGCAACCACTCTCGATGGAGGCGGACTGGTTGGCGGAGCCGATTATGAGAAACTGGAGAGTGCCCGTCTGCTCAATTCTTCTGAGTATACGGTCAATACTGCATTGGGTTATATCTCATTGAAAACCAGTCTGCAGACCGACCAGGTGCTTGCTGTAGCCTATGAGTATACATCGGGAGGCGTTACCTATCAGGTGGGCGAGTTTGCATCCGATCTCAGCGATACCAAGCAGGCACTCTTCGTGAAATCGCTCAAGAATACCAGCAACAATCCGCGACAGGGCAACTGGGGGTTGATGATGAAGAACGTTTATTATCTGGCTTCTACCGTAGAGAAGGAGAAGTTCCGCCTGGATGTGAAATACCAGAGCGATACCACCGGCGTATATCTCAGTTATATCCCTGAGCAGCAGGTGAAGGAGCAGCCTATCATCCGTGTGCTGGGCGCCGACCGTCTGGATAACAATAACAAGGCACACAGCAATGGATATTTCGATTATGTAGAAGGCTATACCATCTCTAATGGACGCGTGTTCATTCCGAAGGTAGAGCCTTTCGGCAGTTATATGCGTGATTATCTGGTCAAGCGGGGCGTGGCTGCCGACAAGGCTGAAAAGTATGCCTTTACCGAACTTTATGACAGTACGAAGACCGTAGCCAAGCAGATAGCCGAAAAGAACAAGTATCAGATTGTGGGACAGTTCAAGGGCTCTGCAGCCAATGTCATCTCGCTCGATGCCTACAATGTGCCACAGGGCTCGGTGGTCGTTACGGCAGGCGGTATCACCCTGAAAGAGGGCACCGACTATTCGGTAGATTACAGTGCCGGTGAGGTGACCATCCTGAACCAGAGCATCATCGATGCCGGTACGGCTGTCAACGTTTCTCTGGAGAGTAATACCGATTTCGGACAAACCCGAAAAACGATGTTCGGACTGAACTGGGAGTATGATTTTACCAAGAACTTCCAGTTGAGCGGTACTATCCAGCACCTCTCCGAACAGGCGCTTACTACCAAGGTATCCATGGGCTCCGAACCGCTGAAGAACACCCTTTGGGGCATCAATCTCAACTGGCGCAAGGAGAGTCAGTGGCTCACCAATGTGCTTGACAAGATACCATTCCTGCACCTTACCCAGCCATCGCAGATATCCTTTACAGGAGAATTTGCCCAGCTCATTGCCGGTGAGGCTGGTGGCACACAGGACAATGCATCTTATATCGATGACTTCGAGGGTACGAAGACTACCATCGATGTAACTACTCCTACCTCCTGGTTTATATCCAGTGTGCCTTCGCTCAATTTCAAGGACGATTACAGCGATAAGACCGGTCTGAGCAGCGGTTTCCACCGTTCGCGCCTAGCCTGGTATACCATCGATCCGCTGTTCACCCGCCGTGGAAGTTCGCTCACTCCGGGACATATCAAGGGCGACCTCAAGCAGTTGAGTAACCATTATGTTCGCGAGGTCTATACCAAGGAGCTCTTCCCATTGCGCGACCAGAGCAGTTATCAGGGCGCTACCAATACCCTGAATGTACTCAATCTGGCTTACTATCCAAGCGAGCCGGGACCATACAACTTCAATGTAACAGATTTGCAGGCTGACGGAACCCTGCAGAATCCGCAGCGCAACTGGGGCGGAATGATGCGTAAGCTGGATACCAACGATTTCGAGCAGGCAAACATCGAATACATCGAGTTCTGGATGCTCGATCCGTTCATCTATTCCCGCGAAGAGGCTGATGCTGCCGATTATGGTGGCGATTTCTACATCAACCTGGGCGAGGTGAGCGAGGATATCCTGCGTGATGGCAAGAAATTCTATGAGAGTGGCATGCCGGTAGATGGCAGCAAGAGCTACACCTATACCCAGTGGGGTAAGATTCCTACCCAGAGCACCGTGACCTATGCCTTTGCTACCACCAGTGGCAGCAGAGCCTTGCAGGATGTGGGTTTCAACGGACTGACCGATGCCGAGGAGCAGGAATTCTACAAGAGTGCTTATCTCGACCAGATTCAGGGTAAGGTGAACCAGGCGGTGTTCGACAGCATCTTTGCCGATCCGGCACGTGATGACTACCACTATTTCCGCGGTTCCGACTGGGATGAGATGCGTGCTCCTATCTTGCAGCGATATAAGTATATCAACAATCCTCAGGGCAACTCGCCTGACAGCGACAGCCGTTCTGAGAGCTATGATACTTCTTATAAGTCAACGCCGGATGTCGAGGATATCAACCAGGATTATACGCTCAACGAATATGAGAAATACTTCCAGTATCGTGTCAGCATCCGTCCGGAAGATCTCGTGGTAGGTAACAATCATATTGTAGATAAGCGTGAATACAGCCAGACCTGGCGTGATAATACCAAGTCTACCGTTATCTGGTATCAGTTCCGCATACCTATCGATGAGTTTGAGAGCCGTCAGGGTAACATCAACGATTTCTCCAGCATCCGCTTCATGCGTATGTTCCTCACCGGTTTCAAGAAACCTATCGTGCTGCGTTTCGGTACCTTCGACCTCGTGATGGGCAAGTGGCGTACTTATGACCAGCCGCTTAGTGCAGCCAGTGGCGGAACCCTCGACGCAAACAGCGTGAGTCTGGAAGAGAACGGCGAGAAGACACCGGTCAACTATGTATTGCCTCCGGGTATCAAGCGCGAACAGGATCCTAGTCAGCCTCAGTTGGTTGAGGCTAACGAGCAGGCGTTGAGTCTGGTGGTCAAGAATATGAGCCCAGGTGAGGCGAAGGCGGTTTACAAGAATTCTACCCTTGATCTGCGCCAGTACAAGCGCATCCAGATGTTTGCCCATGCCAATGCATTGGAGCAGAATACCACCCGTCTGCAGGATGGTGATCTCTCAGTCTTCATCCGTCTGGGTAGCGATTACAAGAACAATTACTACGAGTATGAAATCCCGCTGAAACTCACCGAGCCACGCTCCAACTACAACCGCTATGTGCTTGCCGACTGTAAGGCGGTATGGCCTGAGGAGAATATGCTCGATGTGCCGCTGAACGTCTTTACGGCATTGAAGAAAAACCGTAACAAGGCGAAGGCACAGGGTGTGGCTTCTTATCTCGCTCCTTATTCCATGATGGATGCAGAACATCCGCAGAACAAGATTACCATCGTGGGTAATCCGAGTCTCGGCGAGGTGAAGACCATGATGCTGGGTGTGAGAAACAATTCTGCCGACATCAAGAGTGGTGAGGTATGGATAAACGAACTCCGACTCAAGGAACATAATAATTCGGGTGGTTGGGCAGCCAATGCCAACCTGAACGTACAACTCTCCGATTTGGGTAGCGTGAATGCCACCGGCAGATACATCAGCGAGGGATTCGGCGGTCTGGAAGATGGCGTGGCAAGTCGCACTACCGATAATTACGGTACCTACAGTGTGACCACATCGCTCGAAATGGGTAAGTTCTTCCCTGACAAGGCGAAGGTGAGCATACCTTTATATTATAGTGTTACCAAGGAGAAGACCACTCCTAAGTATAATCCGCTGGATACCGATATGGAGTTGAAGGATGCCCTCGATGCTGCCGGATCCAAGCATGAGCGCGATTCTATCGAGAATATCGCTGCCACCAAGATTACGCAGACCAACTTCTCCATCTCGAATGCCCGGGTGGGTATCGCTACCAAGCGTCATCCGATGCCATACGATCCAGCCAACTTCTCATTCACCTACAGTCATCAGCATCAGTATACTACGGGTGAAACGACGATGTATGAGCGCAAGGACAACTGGCGCGGAGCCTTGGATTATTCGTGGAGCCCGGTTTATAAGGCATGGGAACCATTCAAGGGACTGAAGAACAAGAGTAAGTGGCTCGACATTCTGAAACGTTTCGGACTGAACTGGCTGCCGCAGAACATAGCCTTCAATACCGAGATGACGCGCGACTACTACGAGTTGCAGGAGCGCGATATGGAAACCCTGATGAGTGGAGCTGCCGGAGTAGACTCCAAGTTGCCGCTCACCTTCAGTGAACAGTTCCTCTGGAACCGTGAGTTCTCCATCAACTGGGATCTGACCAAGAACCTGCACATGAACTTCCAGAGTGCTACCCATGCACAGATAGAGGAACCATATACACCGGTCAACAAGGATCTTTATGCCGACCAGTATCATGCCTGGAAGGACTCCGTATGGACCAGCATCCGCCACTGGGGTGCACCGCTCGACTACAGTCAGAATTTCCAGGCATCCTACAAGGTGCCTCTCAATCTGCTGCCTGTCTTCGACTGGGTGAACAGCGATGCCTCTTACAATGCCAACTATTCTTGGGAGCGCGGTACAGAGGATGAGGAGGGCAACTCGTATGGAAACACCATCAATACCCAGCGCGAACTGACATTGAACGGTAACTTCAACCTGCTGAAACTCTACAACCATGTGCCTTTCCTGAAGAAGGTAAACGATAAGTTTGACCGTACCCAGAGTAGGGCACAGATGCAGCGCAAGAAGCTGGAAAAAAAGAAAAAGAAGCAGGAAGCAAAGGAACAGGCGGCAGATCCTAAGAAGGCGTTGCCTAAGAACAAGCGTGCCTTCGAACGGGAAATCACCCTCCTGCCTGATACCACATTCAAGATACGCCACGGCAAGAATACCAAGCGACTGATTGTGAATGCCAAGACGGAAGACGGCAAAGTGTTCCCGCTTAAATATAAAAAGGTGGATAATAACCAGATCAGAATCATCTCAAAGGTAGATACTGCCATGAAGGTGAAACTCTCCGTGCTGGCTAAGGAACCGCTTGATGATAAGAAATGGTATAAGGGATTGCAGTTGGCTAGTCGCCTGGCAATGATGGTGCGCAATGTGAGCATCAACTATCGCAGCAGCTATCAGCTCACCCTGCCGGGCTTCTTGCCTAGTGTGGGGGATGCCTTCGGACAGAAGAAGGTGGGACAGATGGCACCGGGTCTTGACTTCGCCTTCGGTATGGTTGGCGACGATTATATCGAGAAGGCTAGAAACAACGACTGGCTGCTCTGCAACGACAGTATCGCAACACCAGCCACTACCAGCAGAACGGATAATCTTACGTTGCGTGCCACCCTGGAGCCTGTCAAGGATTTCAAGATTGATCTCTCAGCTACACGTACCAAGACCACGCAGAAGAGCATACAGTATATGTATGAAGGAACGCCAACCACCCAGAGTGGAGCCTTCCAGATGACTACCATTTCGCTGGGTTCGGCTTTCGAGGGAATGGGCAATGCCAATTCGGGGTATCGCAGCAAGACCTTCGAGAAGTTTGTCAACTCGCTGGCTGGTTTCAGAGATAGGGTAGAGGCTCAGTATGCCGGAACTGTTTATCCGGCTGGTTCGGCTCTGGCTGGCGGCAAGTTTGATGCTTCCCGCACACCGGTCAACCAGTATAGCAGCGATGTCATGATTCCTGCCTTCCTCAAGGCTTATACCTCGATGGGTGGCAATTCGCTTTCGGTATTCCCGGCATTGAGCCGGATGTTGCCAAACTGGACCATCCGTTACAGCGGACTGGGACGTCTGCCTTGGTTCAATGAGCACTTCAAGAGTGTCAACATCAACCACTCTTACAAAAGCGTCTTTGCAGTTGGCAGCTACAACAGTTACAGCACCTTCCAGGAGTATATGAACGGTCTCGGCTTCGTGAGTGATGCCACTACGGGCAATCCATCTCCAAGCAGCATGTTCAACATTTCGCAGGTAAGTATCAACGAGTCGTTCTCGCCATTATTGGGTATGGATGTCACATTCAACAATAATATGACGGTGAAGGCAGAATATCGCCAGACCCGTGTGTTGAACCTCAGTATGACGAGTGTGCAGCTGAACGAGGCATTGAGTAAGGACTGGGTAATCGGTATGGGTTACCGCATCAACAACTTCGATGTTTTCGGCTGGGGCGCCAAGGCCTCCCGTTCCAAGTCGAAGGGCGGCAACAAGAATGCAGCCAACAAGAATGCGTCGACCACCAAGACGGTTCAGAATGGTACCAACCATGACCTGAATCTACGTCTTGACTTCAGTTTCCGCAAGCAGGCAGCCATCGTTCGTGATATAGCCTCAATGGTAAGCAGTGCCAGCAGCGGCAACAATGCTCTGAAACTGAGTTTCTCTGC